In a single window of the Rhopalosiphum padi isolate XX-2018 chromosome 1, ASM2088224v1, whole genome shotgun sequence genome:
- the LOC132922668 gene encoding UDP-xylose and UDP-N-acetylglucosamine transporter has product MSVPVAIGSTFFGCMSNVVFLELLVKEDPGIGNLITFSQFFLIALHGFIFTAKCGTKKPSISVKGYMILVAMFFVTNVLNNYAFDLNIAMPLHMIFRAGSLIANMVMGVIILKKKYTIDKFISVGMITAGITICTIVSGQDVKKTVVHGVVQNTSELEDFFWWCLGIACLTIALFISARMGIYQETLYKQHGKHPQEALFYTHLIPLPWFLFLYSNLKEHALMAFESEPLPYIGFGIPSTIIYLTGNVFTQYVCISSVYFLTTECSSLTVTLVITLRKFASLLFSILYFSNPFTLYHWIGTLLVFVGTIIFTEIPQKVQQMTAPKKTTKKAKKTKTN; this is encoded by the exons atgagTGTACCTGTAGCAATTGGGTCTACGTTTTTTGGATGTATGAGCAATGTTGTTTTTTTGGAACTTCTAGTCAA agaAGATCCTGGCATAGGAAATTTGATTACATTttcccaattttttttaatagcattaCATGGATTTATATTCACAGCTAAATGTGGTACCAAAAAACCGAGCATTAGTGTCAA aGGGTATATGATCTTAGTAGCAATGTTTTTTGTCActaatgttttaaacaattatgcTTTTGATTTGAACATTGCCATGCCATTACATATGATCTTCAGAgcg GGATCATTAATAGCAAATATGGTTATGGGAGTGATcatattaaagaaaaagtaTACAATTGACAAATTTATTTCTGTGGGCATGATAACAGCAGGtattacaatatgtacaatTGTATCAGGTCAAGATGTC aAAAAAACTGTTGTACATGGTGTTGTTCAAAATACATCAGAGCTAGAAGACTTCTTTTGGTGGTGCTTAG gaattGCGTGTTTAACTATTGCATTATTCATTTCTGCTCGCATGGGTATATACCAAGAAACATTATATAAACAACATGGTAAACATCCACAAGAAgctttattttatact caTTTGATACCGCTTCCATGGTTCCTGTTTTTGTACTCAAATCTTAAGGAACATGCATTAATGGCTTTTGAAAGTGAACCATTGCCATACATAGGATTTGGTATACCAAGTACCATTATTTATCTTACTGGAAATGTTTTTACTCA atatgtaTGCATAAGTTCGGTTTACTTTTTGACAACTGAATGTTCATCATTAACAGTAACACTAGTTATAACATTGCGAAAGTTTGCCAgtttattgtttagtattttgTACTTCAGCAATCCATTTACTCTGTACCATTGGATTGGAACTCTTTTAGTTTTTGTTGGTACAATCATATTCACCGAGATACCGCAAAAAGTACAACAAATGACAGCgccaaaaaaaacaacaaaaaaggcaaagaaaacaaaaacaaattaa
- the LOC132922660 gene encoding proton-coupled amino acid transporter-like protein CG1139, translated as MGDKSRKNSATQDVEANGTSEQQQQVEAVAKAVHGHPVSEHPTTYCETLMHLLKGNIGCGMLAMGDAFRNGGLLMAPILTVFIGTVCIYNNHILLNVAHKLKSRLKLEHCPTFSETVELSFATGPKSLQKHADLFRTTVNVFVIITQLGFCCVYILFVSNSIKQFCDEYGTVLDIHIHMIFALVPIMSCAMIRNLKFIAPLSTAANISMAIGLGIILSYCLVDLPTLNSRTAVAHWSQIPLFFGTAIYAFEGISLVLPLQLEMKTPNRFASTMGVLNVGMTIVTFIILTMGFVGFWRFGDDVKGSLTLNLPPTLILSKIVVGLMVFAIICTYTLQFYVPVAILWPSVQEKYGPFQSPALAEYLLRAALVFATFLAAEVIPHLALFISLVGAIASTFLALIFPPICHMVVWKDEGFGAFNWKLHMDIITIVLGLLGFVTGTYFSLHDIIVAFSKDFGFH; from the exons ATGGGAGACAAATCTCGTAAGAACAGCGCCACTCAAGATGTTGAGGCTAACGGCACGTCAGAACAACAACAGCAGGTGGAAGCCGTGGCCAAAGCCGTGCACGGCCACCCGGTATCTGAACATCCGACCAC GTATTGCGAGACGCTAATGCATCTCTTAAAAGGGAACATCGGTTGTGGTATGTTGGCCATGGGAGACGCTTTCCGTAACGGAGGCCTCTTGATGGCGCCGATTCTCACGGTTTTTATTGGAACCGTCTGCATTTACAACAATCACATACTG TTAAACGTCGCCCATAAACTGAAGAGCCGACTGAAACTCGAACACTGCCCGACATTCTCAGAAACTGTCGAACTGTCCTTCGCAACTGGACCCAAGAGTTTGCAGAAGCATGCAGACTTGTTTAG GACCACGGTCAACGTATTTGTCATAATCACCCAGTTAGGATTTTGCtgcgtgtacatattatttgtctCTAACTCCATTAAACAG ttTTGTGACGAATACGGAACCGTGTTGGACATCCACATCCACATGATATTCGCTTTGGTGCCCATAATGTCATGCGCCatgattagaaatttaaaattcatcgcACCCTTGTCGACGGCCGCCAACATATCGATGGCTATCGGTCTGGGAATCATTCTGTCATATTGTCTGGTTGACTTACCGACTCTCAATTCCAGAACAGCCGTGGCTCATTGGTCGCAAATACCCCTGTTTTTCGGCACGGCCATTTACGCTTTCGAAGGCATCAGTCTA gtattaccCCTGCAATTGGAAATGAAAACACCTAATAGATTTGCATCGACCATGGGAGTGTTGAACGTTGGCATGACTATCGTGACATTTATCATACTAACCATGGGCTTTGTGGGATTCTGGCGGTTTGGCGACGACGTCAAAGGCAGTCTCACGCTTAACCTCCCGCCCACTctcat CCTTTCAAAAATCGTAGTCGGTCTGATGGTGTTTGCAATCATCTGTACTTACACACTGCAGTTTTACGTACCCGTCGCTATTTTATGGCCATCGGTACAGGAAAAATACGGACCGTTCCAATCGCCCGCACTCGCCGAATATCTTTTGCGCGCAGCACTAGTGTTTGCcacat TTTTAGCAGCAGAAGTGATACCTCATCTAGCACTGTTCATATCGTTGGTCGGAGCCATCGCCAGCACATTCTTGGCTTTAATATTCCCACCTATATGCCACATGGTTGTATGGAAAGACGAAGGATTTGGAGCGTTCAACTGGAAACTCCACATGGACATTATTACCATAGTCTTAGGCCTGTTAGGATTCGTAACTGGTACATACTTTAGTTTACATGACATTATTGTTGCGTTTAGCAAAGATTTTGGTTTCCATTGA